Part of the Acomys russatus chromosome 19, mAcoRus1.1, whole genome shotgun sequence genome, GCAAAGCTTTGTAAACCCCGGGTAACTTCCACAGCTGTGCCCAGCACCTGCGAGGCCTACCGGAAACCCTAGGATTGCAGATGTAGATCTCTGCCCTAGTTTCCGATTCCTGTTTCTGTGGTAATATACCCTCACAAAGGCAACACAGccgagaaagggtttatttggctcacagtggAAGGTTCCAGTCATCAAAGTGTCAGGATCTCGAAACAGCAGGGAGACGTGTAAATGCTTGTGCTCAACACCTCCCACCCCTTATGCAGCCCGTGACCTTTGACCTAGGGTACTGTGCAGACCACGGTGGGCGGTCCATATCCATTACCATAGGCCAGACAGTCTCCCGccggccagcctggcctggacaGTCCCTCACTGATCCGCTCTTCCTGTGATGCGAAGCTGTGTCACGTTGACAAACTGAACCATCCCAGCGTCCCGGGTGATGCTGGTCGCTGGGGTCTTCCCACCCTCTTGGTTCGAGGCCGACCGCTGCTAGGGATGTAGAggctggtgggaaggcatggcCTTCTGCTCTGGCTCACGCGGCGCTCCTGGGCTTCTGTGACTCCTCTCATGCCCTCCAGTGCTCTCCCTCGCTCCTTCCCATCCAAATGTAGTCCCGTGTTTGCTGTTTTTGGTCACTTGGCCATCTTGCTGACATCACTCTCCAGGGACTTTCATAATTGacataaagacagaaacaaagcccatgtccctcccttttcctcactGTGGTTTCCATCCCTCGGACTGACCAGGCGTTTGCTCTTACAGGGGTCAGTGTCCTGCATGGATGTGGCGGTAGATTTCAACAGAGAGGAGTGGCAGCATCTAGGCCCTGCCCAGAGGGGTCTCTACCAGGGTGTGATGCAGGAGACCTTCAGCCACCTGCGCCCAGTCGGTGAGCAGAGTCCCATTGGTGTCTGAAAATTATTATCAAGTACCCTATTCTTACTTACTGCCTACTGCGAGGCATCCAAATAGGTCATGTTCGTATCTGGGTATTCttttgagatttgtttgtttctttctttcttttttttacttattagGTATACAGTACTCCACCTGCATggccacctgcaggccagaagagaacattagatctcattatagatggttctgagccaccatgtgtttgctgggaattgaactcaggacctctgggagagcagacagtgctcttaactgctgagccatcgctccagcccgagatttgtttctttattttgtgtttgtgcacacgtgcgtgtgcgcacacactccATGAAGGTGCAGTACTTGtggacgccagaagagggcatcagattccctgggtcTGTAttcacaggcacttgtgagcACCCAGTGTGGATGTGCTTGTAACTGcctgctgcctctccagccccatgagcaGGGCTCCTCAGCTCCTGTGTGCACTCTGAACATTTATTCTGCTCATAGGGCTTGAGGTGCAGGGCTTTAAGTGTGGGCTCTGAAACACCCCTGATCAGTTTCCATGAACAGGGTATCAAATTCCCAAGACAGGGGTTTCCtgctggaggaagggaagggaacctGGGCACCACAGGGTCAGAGCCCGCGTCAGCGCTGTGCAGGTGAGGGAGGGTGGCCTCTGTCATGATAGGCAAGGAATCCTTAGCAAAGCAAGCGAGAAAGTCTCAGTGTCTTGAGCAGCTCGGCACCTTAGAAACGCCATTGCGACGACTTCTGGGGACAGGTTCCACATGTTTTGTGTTGCTTGGGGACATGTGACTTTTCAAGTAACTGAGTGCCTTCCACCTGGGTCGCTCACAGCCTTCTCCCTCCCCGCCACGGGCCACCGGTTACATGATGGGGAACCATATATGTTGTAAGTTTAAAATACACCAGAGCTGTACAGTCACAGGCGGGGCAGGTCTCGCCGTGTGCCTCACTCCCTGCTCTGGTCACGTCCGCCTGTGTGTAGTGTATCTTCCTGGCTGTTCCTGTAGCTATGTACTGTGTGCCCGGGTGTGCCTTCTCCATCCCAGCCTCCTCATCAGGTCACCGCCCTGGCCCTCCTCCCCGTGTCCTTCCTGGGGGAGCCGTTTGTACCGTGCCACCCAGCTCCTGCGAGCTGTACTGCAGACTAAAACCACTTGTTTCTTCTTTAGAAAGGAACTTGGCTTTACAGCAGGGAGTTCTAGAAAAAGCATCTTTGCACACTGAGCAAGAGGGTAGTTTGACAAATgatattttctcatatttcatTCTAGAAGAATCGCAGCAGACTGGCGACGGGAACAAGACCTATCAGCAAGTAGAAACTAGATCAGCGAGTGATGTAGTGTTCATCAAGGGCCCGTTGGATACAAAGAGCCATTATGGATATaagggcattaaaaaaataattcgtGTGAACACATACAGTGTTCTTTCTCCCAGGAGACTCCGTCAGTGTGGCTCACTTGGGAATAATCTGAAATATAATTTGGATTTGCAGAGTCGTGATGAAAAGAATGTGCTGAAGAGAGTGAAAAAGATTGCTGTGTACGGTAAGGTTGCATCCCGTGCCACCGCCGAGCATATCCTAACAGGAGAGAGACTATGGGGCCGTAATCAATGTGGGAAAGCCCTCAGTTATGAACAAGTACCTTGTCAATATCAGAAAATCCACCTTGGGGAGAAGCCATATGAACATGCTGAATTAGGAAGGATTTTCACCCACAAGGCACAGCTCAGAGTACATGTGAGATCTCATACAGGAGAAAAACTCTACGTGTGTGTTGAATGCGGGAGGGCATTTTCACAGGAGCTGGAATTCCTCACACATCACAAAGCCCACAGTCGAGAGAAGCCCTATAAATGTAGCGACTGTGGCAAGTCCTTTCTGCAAGTGTCTTCCCTGTTCAGGCACCAGCGGATCCACACTGGGGAAAAGCTCTATGAGTGCAGCGAATGTGGCAAAGGCTTCTCGTACAACTCAGACCTCAGCATCCATCGGAAGATCCACACAGGGGAGCGACAGCACGCGTGTCGTGACTGTGGCAAGGCCTTCACTCAGAAGTCCACACTCAGGATGCACCAGAAAATCCACACGGGGGAGCGGGCCTACGTGTGCATCGACTGCGGCCAGGCTTTTATCCAGAAGACGCACCTGGTGGCACACCGAAGAATCCACACCGGAGAGAAGCCGTTCGCGTGCGGCgactgtgggaaagccttcagttCCAAGTCCCAGCTGCAGGCCCACGAGCGAGCGCACGCGAGAGCCAGGGCCCGTGCGCCTGCCGACGGCGGCCACGGCTGCAGTTCCACCCTCACTGCGCAGAAGACAGCTAAAATGAGAGCGAAGTCTTCCGTCTGCGCCGAGTGCGGGAAGGCCTTTGCCTACCGGTCAGAGCTGGTCATCCACCAGAGAACCCACACCGGGGAGAGGCCCTACCAGTGCGGCCGCTGCGGCAAAGCCTTCAGCCAGAAGTCAGCCCTCACCGTGCACCAAAGAATCCACACCGGAGAAAAGTCCTACGTGTGCGTGAACTGTGGGCTGGCGTTCATCCAGAAGGCGCACTTGGTTGCACACCAGGTaattcacactggagaaaagcctTATAAGTGCGGTCACTGTGGAAAGCTCTTCACGTCCAAGTCACAGCTCCATGTACACAGGCGagtccacacaggagagaaaccctacgcGTGCAGCAAGTGTGCGAAGGCGTTCGCCAGCCGGTCAAACCTCATCACGCATCAGAAAACTCACACCGGAGAGAAGTCCTATGTGTGTGCAAAGTGTGGAAAGGCCTTCACTCAGAGGTCGGACCTGGTCACACACCAGAGGATTCACACCGGAGAGCGACCGTTCGCGTGCAGCACCTGTGGGAAAGCCTTTACCCAGAAATCCCACCTCAACATGCATCAGAAAATCCATACGGGGGAGAGACCGCACAAGTGCCATGACTGCGGGAAAGCCTTCAACCAGAAGTCCATCCTCGCCGTGCACCAGAAAATCCACACAGGCGAGAAGCCCTACGTCTGCCCCGAGTGTGGGAGAGCCTTCATCCGCAAGTCTAACCTCATTACCCACCAAAGAAtccacaccggggagaagccgcACGCGTGCGGGCACTGCGGGAAGGCCTTCACCTCCAAGTCGCAGCTCCTGGTGCACCAGCCGGTCCACACCGGCGAGAAGCCCTACGCGTGCGCTGACTGTGGGAAGGCGTTCAGCGGCAGGTCCAACCTCAGTAAGCACCGGAAGACCCACGGCGGCGAGAAGCCCTACGTCTGTTCCGAGTGCGGGAAGCCCTTCAGGCAGAAGTCAGAGTTGCTAACGCATCACAGGGtccacaccggggagaagccgtACGCGTGCGGGGACTGCGGGAAGGCCTTCACCAAGAAGTCCCAGCTGCAGGTGCACCAGCGAGtccacaccggggagaagccgtACGTGTGTGCTGAGTGCGGGAAGGCCTTCACCGACCGGTCCAATCTGAATAAACACCAAACCACTCACGCCGGGGAGAAGCCTCACAAGTGCGTCGTCTGTGGGAAAGGCTTCATGCAGAAGTCAGTGCTCTGTGTGCATCAGAGTGTTCATGCTTGAGCACTGTGAGGGAAAAGCAACCTTACTGATGCCGTGTCTCACTGTAGCCACCGTCTCTTCCAAACAATGACGTGTGTATTATTGTAAACAAAAGTGCCAAGTGAGAGAGTCACGCAGCACAGCTCAGGAAAGGACCTCAGAGAAGGCGCTGACGGGGACTACGGGCCGCAGAGAAGCAGCAGCATCTGGCACAATGGAGGCTTTCTCGTGAAAAAACTACAGTGGAACAGTGACCAAGGTCTTCACAAGGAGGATCGTTAGCTCTTTGTTGCAGGATTCGCTGTGTGCGCTGTGTATTCAAACGCTGGGTTCTGTACCCGGAAGTCTGGTTGCGTTTGGACTTTGGCGTTGTGATTTCTATGAAGCATCTCCGATCTCAGTGCTGTGTGAGAATTGTCCTCCATCACCCGTGACTGGTTCATAAAGAGCTGAACAGGCAGCAGCTGAGCAGGAAAGTTACGGTGGGACTTCTGACACCAGGGAGGAGGTCTCAGGTGGGGgaccagagagggagggagggagggagggagagaggaggagtccCCATGAGGACACAGACTGTCACCATCAGGTTAGAATAGCTCTGTACCTGCCCAGCTGCGTAGCCTGAAGCTTTTAGTAAAATTATTAAGTCTCCATGTTGCCATCTGGTGTTGATGAAGTCCTGTTGGTGGTGTACGCCTACTGCCAACTAGCTGGTGGTGATAGAACATATGGCACATGGCAGTGGCCGTCTTCTCTTCCGTCAGTGTGCTGCAGAACACAGCACACCTGTGGCTGCGGCGTGTCACAGGCGATCCACACGTCACCTCAAGGCTCCTTTCTTTTGAGTTTCCTTTGCCCTCAGGAAGGCCTGAAGTAAAACATTTCAGATCCTCTGGGTCAAATTAAGTCTTGTGTCCCAATATTTCTACACTCGCTTGCCTTCCTTAATGATTTCCTAAGTCATAAGGACATCTCTGAGGGTGGGGGTTAGGGAGATGCCCGTGTGTGCACAGGCAGCGAGGGCAGCCGTGCTGTCAGCAGCCGCCATGCGGGACCCTCAGCTGGGGACGGTGCCTCACAGAACAACTCTTCTGAAATCACTTGGCTGTACAGTCGTCGCTTGAGTAGCGAGATGCTAAACTGGACTGAGTCCCCGGCTTGTGGAGGGGAGAAACACCAGTGAGCGTGGCAGCGGCTCTCGACCCTCCTCACGCCCTTTCCTACAGTTCCTCACATGGTGACCCCACGTTGCTGCTTCATAACCgcatttttgctactgttattcgTTGAACATAAGTAGTTTGGGAGCTAGAGGGCTGTCGGAGGGGTGTGACCACGGCTTGAGACTCCGCGGCTCACTGTGTCCCTTGTCCACCTTCGTGTCCACAGTGGCCTTCTCTCCCATGGTACTGAAACACACCAGTTGGGTTTCAGCTTTCCTTGTGGTGCCTCTGCAAAGAACGCCTCACGGGTGTCACATGTCACTCCCGGCCTGCTTGGCTTAAAATCCTAGCCACTGAGCCGGGTGGTCgcggcacacgtctgtaatcccagcactcagggggcagaggcaggccggtcactgtgacttcgaggccagcctggtctatagagtaagttccaggacagccagggctacacagagaaaccctgtctagaaaaaaacaaaccctagCCCCTCCTTTGCTCTGTCTTCCGTAGCTCTCCCGCCTTGCATATTTCACGTTTTTGTCTGTTGCTCTGTCTAGAAAGTtttccccatttcccattatGAGTCAACCCTCATGCCTGGCGATGTGCATTGTGGGGTATTGGCCCTGCCTTGTCATGTCACATACCTCTGATCTTTTCTGTTTTACTGTGAGAGAACGTGAGCTTGCCTTgggctgggcccaaggtgaaagcagtcttgggtggcttgacccccCAAGACTTTGTCACTACGAACTGATAAAGATCTTAGACTCAGAGAGAGGAACTGTCAGCCCAGGACAAAACACAGGCTCCGCACGGGGTAGTTGATtagaggaggaagctgggaggcGGGGCTGAGAGAGCAGAGCTTCCTGCCCAGGGCTTGTGGTCAGAGGGTTTGGCGGCAGGCAGCGAGCTGGGTGCATTCCTCCAGGTTTGGTCCAGGGACGTGCGGCCTCTTCTGTCGGATGGAGGATCTGCTAGAACCCCAGGAGTCACGCCAGAGGGTTCGCCCCTCggaactgacacccagaaggtGCCATTCTCGTTCTGCTtaatctcctctccctcctcctcagggtagtcaggttgtaagggaggccatgcctttaataaatTGATAACAAAGTAGAATTATTAAGGAACCTGAGCCAACAAGCTATGTTCGAGGCCCTATTCTAAGTGCTTGTACATGTTGGAACATGGTATTTAGAAGAACTGTATGGCAAAAAAAAGTCTTACAAACGATTAAACTGAAGCAGGGTTATTCATACAAATATCAGAAAGAAAACCAATTGATAGGACCATGACAATGTTTACAGAGCCATTTCCTATACTAAAGAGCTTTCTGTATCACCACAACAGAATCACTGTATGTTTTAATTTGCTAAAATGTAACATGGCTGTAAACAAAAGGTTTTTCTATGGACTCTATCAGCGTTTCTGTTCTCCCATATAAATTCCCAGATGTTGAACTTCATTAGTCCCATGTTCACATTGGTGTGGGTGAGCTGGGGCCGCGGGCGAAGGCCTTCCCGCACTCCCCGCAGGGGTACGGCCGCTCGCCGGTGTGCACGCTCCGGTGCCGGGACAGGTGGGACGCCCGTCGGAAGGCTTTGCCGCACCGCGCACATTGGTACGGCTTCTCTGGAGAACAGTTCGCGCCTGGAAGATTCCTGCCGACTTGTTTGTCCCTCCGCTAACCTGTCCCTGACTTCCACATATCCTCCCGAATTGGCCTTAGGTGCACACCGTCAGTCCTCTCACTCACTTCCCATTGAGGCAATTCTGATTCCTTAGCGTGCTATTGTGAAGATAATTATTCAGACAAGGCAAGCCTGAAACACAACAGCAAATAATTTCAGAGAAATAGAGCATACCATGAAAACCCCCaaaaatttaacatatatataagaaataagtACATATTAGCATTTTCCAAATACTGCTTACTATGTCCCACCATATAAATACTTAGCGTTCACAGCAAAATTTACTATAtggttttatgaaaataatgtttACCATTCTATGTTACTCTATACTCCTCCGCAGTCAAAAACCAACTAAAGATTTTGAAACTGctatccaaaattaaaaaaaaaaaaaaataacttaatcaTCAGACATGTTGACTCTTGCATAAGAtgcgggtggcagaggcaggtggatcactgtgagttcgaggacagcctggtctacaaagtgagtccaggacaggcaaggctacacagagagaccctgtctcgaaaaaaaaaaaaaaaaaaaaaaaagactacctgAGCTCAGAGAATAAAGAGAACTAACCTGGGACTGAAGAAGGGTGAGactaagaaaaatttcaaaattagtgTTTCTTGGCAATGTTCTCTGtagctaccctggaactcactctgtagaccaggctggcctcaaactctcacgtagatccacctaactctgcctcccaaacgctgtgACTTGAAGGggcccaccaccatgcctgaccttcttgtgtgtgtacgtgttttgtttttgttttcaggatttacttttatgtgtgtgtgtatgtttgcctgGCATGCGTGTAGTTGTGAGACTGGAGGTCCTTGTGCTGTGCTCACAGATCTCCTGGGAAACCAGGATGTTAGCCCAAAGGACCTCCCCGCTCTCTGCGTGAGACTGTAGCAGATTCTTCCCTGTTAAGTTAGTACAGGCGCATATATCTAGAGCCCATCTTCTTGGGAGAGCTGGTGTAATTATTGTCTCTGTGTATAGCAGGagaaatatttgcaaatcatCTTGTGTTTAAATACGCTGGCAAGAGAGGACTTGGCTGGCGTCAGGCTTCCCACGGTTTTATCcacttttcaaaaaaatatatattttattaatttactcctattacatctcaattgttagcccagtTTTATCTCCTTTCCAGTCTCACTTTAAGGAGCGTcgcctgcctccacctgcagGAGGCCCCTCACAGGTGCGACTCTGGTGCCCGCTGAGGCCGCACCGGAGCGTCAGGCCCTCCAGAGCCCGAGCTGCCACGGGGGAggctggacccaggtcctctggaagagcagcaacacCGCCACGACCGAAGCcatctttcctcccctctgtgccagACAGGCTTCTCGGAGGAACAGAGCCCATAGAATGAGTCTCCATATACGGAGAGAGACGGGGGAGGTCTTAGGGCGGCTTCCGGGCCACGGTCCGGCTGGCCCAGCAGTGGCCGTCCACGGCCGTCCACCCTTCCACGGCCGTCCACCCTTCCACGGCCGTCCACCCTTCCACGGCCGTCCACCCTTCCACGGCCGTCCACCCTTCCACCCTTCCACGGCCATCCACCCTTCCACGGCCGTCCACCCTTCCACGGCCGTCCACCCTTCCACGGCCGTCCACCCTTCCACCCTTCCACGGCCGTCCACCCTTCCACGGCCGTCCACCCTTCCACGGCCGTCCACCCTTCCACTGCCGTCCACCCTTCCACGGCCGTCCACCCTTCCACCCTTCCACGGCCGTCCACCCTTCCACGGCCGTCCACCCTTCCACGGCCGTCCACCCTTCCACCCTTCCACGGCCGTCCACCCTTCCACGGCCGTCCACCCTTCCACCCTTCCACGGCCGTCCACCCTTCCACGGCCGTCCACCCTTCCACGGCCGTCCACCCTTCCACGGCCGTCCACCCGTGGACAGCCCTTGACTCCCGGCCCAGAGCGTCCCGGCTTTGGGAGGAACAGGGCCCTCCGCTGGGTTCTGGAGAACCCCGCCCAGCCCTTCTGCCTGCCGCCATCCCATGTTTCCATCAGGCCAGCTGCTTCAGGATGGCGAGACACATGGCACACGGCCAGTGGACCCCACGACCACGGGCCACGGTCACACTCCTCTGGCTGCCGAGTGGGTCCCTTGGTCACTAGCAGGACCGTCAGGGACACCGTGACGAGGGACAAGGCGGGCTGTAAGCGCGGACGGATGTCTGGAGTGGATGGagcaactgtcaataaagcgctgtttagccaatcggCTGGGCAGAACGACAGGAAGTGGAGGGCGGGACTTCGtggcggagggggcggggccaagAGTGACAGTGGAGAGGGAGAAGACGGTTTACAGTTGACAAGGATTGGGGAGGGAGATGGCCCCAAGGATCCCAGTGGCTAGTGCTTgcgatatatgtatgttatgaggtttagagtagctttgtttagtttacaagtagatttgTGTCGGTTTAGGTTCTGCCCGGCTTTGTAGTACATTTCGGTCTCTCTGTCACAGTCAGTGGCTTTGTAGGCTGAACCAATGCAAGTTTCTGTAAGATGTGATTCTACAGGAGGCGGTTTGGGGAGAAGCATCACACGCAGCCTTCTTGTTCGGAACATTCTGTCgttgtctttcttctcttgacctacttttttttttttttaaagatttgtttatttattatgtatacagtgcatatattaggtcacattatagatggttgtgaaccaccatgtggttgctgggaattgaactcagaacctctggaagggcagtctgTGTtctgaaccgctgagccatctctccagcccttgacctACTTTCTTATCAAACCTCTCCAGACGTGACTCTGATGCTAGGAAacgccctaacttgggactgcagccagggaccgACGGTTCAGGCCCGGAAGTTTACCACTGAGTTCCACTCCACTTCTTAATACAAACATGGCTAAAGATTAATCATAGCTTATAGTATGACTTACagataaagtgtttaagaaagctccagatgggccgggcgtggtggcgcacgcctttaatcccagcactcgggaggcagaggcaggcgggtcgctgtgagttcgaggccagcctggtctacaaagcgagtccaggacagccaacgctacacagagaaaccctgtctcgaaaaaccaaaaaacaaaagagagagaaaaaagaaagttccaGATAGTGACGAGATGAGCTAAgggaaaaaaactgtcttgacacacaggtgtttgacataatgagagaacactgacctttgaaAAAAAGGGCACTTGCCtactgataccaagctaatgacttaagaatgatgtctcaagattgatgacaacaacTCTGCAtcttgtattttgaattgtatgaaaaaaaaatgtaaccaggCTCTCCACGGGCAAGGGTGGTCGCCTTGGGCTGTGCGGTGTCATTTGTCACAAAGACTCCACTAAGGGCGTCGTGGCAAGGCTGGGCTTTTTGTGgggacttggtattgtttggctgttcatcactccacttcgagacgctcctagagagaactgctccagggaaggcttcaaggttTTGGCTGAGTCTTcaggttccggttgctccaggttccagcagcaactggGTGGGATTGCtcgtctgctgaaatcctgctgactacaccaggagaatcgttcctaggaactgacacccaggtgtcattcctgttttccttaatctcctttccttcttatttagGGTAGTCGGGCTATAAGGGAGGTACGCTCCTtcaataagttcataataaagtaagATTGTTAAGGTAATTGAGCCTACAGAAGTCACCTTCTGGTGAGATTTGCATTGAACTCATCCATCTGGTCGGCAGCATCTCCAAACCCTGAGGACCCACAACAAAGCTCTTCAAATATGCTGCTGCCCTGTCATAGGATTAGTGAAGGGCGTGTCCTTCTCAACACGGAGGACTGGGCTTTACACAGCAGACCCACTCTAGCATTGCGGTTCCCTGAACCTTAAAAATCCCTTGACCAATCCTAACTCAAGGGCTACTCAGGCATCTCCGACTGACTTCCACAAATGCTTCAGCGagtcattccatttttttttttttttttttttttttttttggtcgggtcccagcccgcgggaaaaatcgagtcagggttcacctgaaagagggagtggggattgaaagtaggatacagagacgcgagaaataacgaatcaagtcaggacatttctgatcaagattcactttattgccaactcgcaggaacatatatagggcaaggtcaataggatttattctaatctcactcaccctagcccccgggcaagaatgcaatagcctaaatcgctccctgtagaacttcctagttctctgagtagttccttgtaagaaattcctagatcctctgggtgggtccaagttgagacttccctacttctttcaaaggtaaatagtccaaggatagcctagaacacaagacctcgtggtgaggtaaaggtcagcaagtcgaaggtcacagcatacagcctaagcacaggatttctgacatggcagaattagGCACGGGTCCCCACATTTTTTGACTGTGCAAGTTTCCATATTAAACCAAGAATCTTCGCTCCCAGGGCCCATAGCAATAAACTCAGCCTGATGATCCAGGTTTGCGTGCCTTCTACCGTCATCCCATACCCTTTCAATCCAGTCCCACATGCCCTCTAGCCCCCTACTTGAATGAGCCAGCAAACTCACCAAGCTCCTTCGCAGTGCAGCACGCCCCCTCGTGGACTAGGCTTTCCACCTCCCCTTCCACCAGCCTGCTTTGCCTCACATCTGGTTATTGGTCTAGAGGTGGCAGTTGGTGGGGCCGGAGGGACATCAGTATTATCTTGCCTGACTTCTGCTTAGGGAAAGACCCTGAAAGTTTAGCAGGTTAATGAAGGGTTAATTTCCTCAGTCAAAGGTGGGAAAAGTGATGTTGGGGTGGGGATTGAGGGGCCCCGGGGGTCTTGGGGGCCCAGGGGGATAGAGTACATCTTCTGCTGAGGGTGGAGAGGATACTTCCTCAGGTGAGATACAGCTTTGAGAATCCGAGGCTTTAAAGTTCTGTTTCAATAGAGCCCTGCCAAGCATCGCCATCCCAAGTTACAGGACCTCTCCTCCCCTGACCTGTGTCCCTCTCCTCAGACCACCCTCCAAACCTTAGCTCCGCCTACCTcacctttgccctgcccaggtgtaggcgtTTATCCAGCCAATCGGGGATCATTTGGAGGCAAGGTTATTTTTGGGTACGTGACATTATAAAAGATAGCAAGCAAGCAGACCCTTGGggagaaaaataataatcaaacacaaaacagcagATCACGCTGTGACAGGTGTTGGCATACCGGCAAGCCTGttataaatacttaaaaagaaaaaaaaaatccatattagTCAGGggtctctagagtaacagaacttatagaatgaaaccccctctattatttatttatttattttcagacagggtctctctgtgtagccttggctgttctggactcactttgtagaccaggctggccttgaactcagagattccccctgccgttgtctcccgagtgctgggattacaggcgtgcgccaccacaccacaccacacccggctgtggAATGAATCTATTTATCAGGGGACTTATTAGAATGACAAACAGGATGCCCCCCAGCAAATCCGACAGTGGCTGGCTgagaatggaaagtccaagaatctagaaGTTGATCAGCCCACAACGTTgagtgtctcagctggtcttcaggatATTCTGGGATCGCTtctccccccaaaaacaaacTCTAT contains:
- the LOC127203876 gene encoding zinc finger protein 27-like, with amino-acid sequence MDVAVDFNREEWQHLGPAQRGLYQGVMQETFSHLRPVEESQQTGDGNKTYQQVETRSASDVVFIKGPLDTKSHYGYKGIKKIIRVNTYSVLSPRRLRQCGSLGNNLKYNLDLQSRDEKNVLKRVKKIAVYGKVASRATAEHILTGERLWGRNQCGKALSYEQVPCQYQKIHLGEKPYEHAELGRIFTHKAQLRVHVRSHTGEKLYVCVECGRAFSQELEFLTHHKAHSREKPYKCSDCGKSFLQVSSLFRHQRIHTGEKLYECSECGKGFSYNSDLSIHRKIHTGERQHACRDCGKAFTQKSTLRMHQKIHTGERAYVCIDCGQAFIQKTHLVAHRRIHTGEKPFACGDCGKAFSSKSQLQAHERAHARARARAPADGGHGCSSTLTAQKTAKMRAKSSVCAECGKAFAYRSELVIHQRTHTGERPYQCGRCGKAFSQKSALTVHQRIHTGEKSYVCVNCGLAFIQKAHLVAHQVIHTGEKPYKCGHCGKLFTSKSQLHVHRRVHTGEKPYACSKCAKAFASRSNLITHQKTHTGEKSYVCAKCGKAFTQRSDLVTHQRIHTGERPFACSTCGKAFTQKSHLNMHQKIHTGERPHKCHDCGKAFNQKSILAVHQKIHTGEKPYVCPECGRAFIRKSNLITHQRIHTGEKPHACGHCGKAFTSKSQLLVHQPVHTGEKPYACADCGKAFSGRSNLSKHRKTHGGEKPYVCSECGKPFRQKSELLTHHRVHTGEKPYACGDCGKAFTKKSQLQVHQRVHTGEKPYVCAECGKAFTDRSNLNKHQTTHAGEKPHKCVVCGKGFMQKSVLCVHQSVHA